In one window of Rhizobium oryzihabitans DNA:
- the tpiA gene encoding triose-phosphate isomerase: protein MTPNVRPLVAGNWKMNGTRSSLDQIKAMAEGVKGALSEKVDALICPPSTLLYVATALCDDSPLMIGGQDCHQNVSGAHTGDISAEMIADCFGTHVIVGHSERRTDHAETDHLVRAKAVAAHQADLIAIVCIGETADERKAGQTLDILKRQLAGSLPDEATAENTVIAYEPVWAIGTGLTPTTQDVREAHAFMRDELVKRFGEEGKTMRILYGGSVKPANALELMGVENVDGALIGGASLKASDFLSIYAAYEQLTA from the coding sequence ATGACGCCGAATGTTCGACCGCTTGTAGCCGGAAACTGGAAGATGAACGGCACCCGTTCGTCGCTCGATCAGATCAAGGCCATGGCAGAGGGCGTCAAGGGCGCGCTGTCCGAAAAGGTGGACGCGCTGATCTGCCCGCCATCCACGCTCCTTTATGTCGCGACCGCGCTGTGCGACGACAGCCCGCTGATGATCGGCGGGCAGGATTGCCACCAGAACGTTTCCGGCGCGCATACGGGTGATATTTCCGCCGAGATGATCGCCGATTGCTTCGGCACCCATGTCATCGTCGGCCATTCAGAGCGTCGCACCGACCATGCCGAGACGGATCATCTGGTGCGCGCCAAGGCCGTTGCCGCGCATCAGGCGGATCTCATCGCCATCGTCTGCATCGGCGAGACGGCGGATGAGCGCAAGGCGGGCCAGACACTCGATATCCTCAAGCGGCAGCTGGCCGGCTCGCTGCCGGATGAGGCAACCGCGGAAAACACTGTCATCGCCTATGAGCCGGTGTGGGCGATCGGTACGGGTCTTACCCCGACCACGCAGGATGTGCGCGAGGCCCATGCCTTCATGCGCGACGAACTCGTCAAGCGTTTCGGCGAAGAAGGCAAGACGATGCGCATTCTTTATGGCGGCTCGGTGAAGCCCGCCAATGCGCTGGAACTGATGGGCGTCGAGAATGTCGATGGCGCGCTGATCGGCGGCGCGAGCTTGAAAGCCTCCGACTTCCTTTCCATCTATGCGGCATACGAGCAACTGACGGCCTGA
- the parE gene encoding DNA topoisomerase IV subunit B, which translates to MMDDSNDLFSGLPAARNSETETNDDAVKPVKAPSTVPANANVQPKPAAVAAVTSPAPPAPVSPSGDDYGASSIRVLEGLEPVRMRPGMYIGGTDEKALHHLFAEVIDNSMDEAVAGHANFIEVHLDAEGFLTVTDNGRGIPVENHPQVPGKSTLEVIMTKLHAGGKFDGKAYETSGGLHGVGVSVVNALSDLLEVEVARNRKLYRQRFSRGAPIGGLEELGDVHNRRGTRVRFHPDPQIFGDHAKFEPARIFRMARSKAYLFGGVEIRWSCDPGMVPAGGEIPEKAVFHFPGGLKDYLAATLGKEFTVTREIFSGRTEKTGGHGALEWAVTWYGGDTQIHSYCNTIPTPEGGTHEAGFRIALTKGLKNYAELTQNKRAKEITTDDVMISAAGMLSVFIREPEFVGQTKDKLATVEAQRIVENALRDPFDHYLAGNPGEAAKLLDWVIERAEERLRRRKEKEVNRKTAVRKLRLPGKLADCAQNTAENAELFIVEGDSAGGSAKQARNRANQAILPLRGKILNVGSASREKLSANQQIADLIQALGCGTRTKYREEDLRYERIIIMTDADVDGAHIASLLITFFYQEMPELIRGNHLYLAVPPLYVIRQGAKSAYARDDAHRAELMETVFKGKKVEIGRFKGLGEMMAAQLKETTMDPEKRTLLRVEIDDVDFEGTREAVDNLMGTKADARFRFIQERAAFADNLDI; encoded by the coding sequence ATGATGGACGACAGCAACGATCTCTTCTCCGGTCTTCCGGCAGCACGAAACAGCGAAACGGAAACGAATGATGACGCGGTCAAACCCGTGAAGGCCCCGTCGACAGTTCCCGCCAACGCGAACGTGCAGCCGAAACCCGCAGCCGTTGCGGCCGTCACGTCGCCTGCGCCACCCGCACCCGTGTCTCCTTCCGGTGACGATTACGGCGCCTCGTCGATCCGCGTGCTTGAAGGGCTGGAGCCGGTGCGCATGCGGCCCGGCATGTATATCGGCGGCACCGACGAGAAGGCGCTGCACCACCTCTTTGCCGAAGTCATCGACAACTCCATGGACGAGGCCGTCGCCGGCCACGCCAATTTCATCGAGGTCCATCTCGACGCCGAAGGCTTCCTGACCGTCACGGACAATGGCCGCGGCATTCCGGTGGAAAACCACCCGCAGGTTCCGGGCAAGTCGACGCTTGAAGTCATCATGACCAAGTTGCATGCCGGCGGCAAGTTTGACGGCAAGGCCTATGAGACATCGGGCGGCCTGCACGGCGTCGGCGTTTCCGTGGTCAATGCGCTGTCCGATCTTCTGGAAGTGGAAGTGGCGCGTAACCGCAAGCTTTACCGCCAGCGTTTTTCGCGCGGCGCGCCGATCGGCGGCCTCGAGGAACTTGGTGACGTGCACAACCGTCGCGGCACCCGCGTGCGTTTCCATCCCGATCCGCAGATTTTCGGCGATCACGCGAAATTCGAACCGGCGCGCATCTTCCGCATGGCCCGCTCCAAGGCCTATCTCTTCGGCGGCGTCGAAATCCGCTGGAGCTGCGATCCCGGCATGGTCCCGGCCGGCGGTGAAATCCCCGAAAAGGCCGTGTTCCATTTCCCCGGCGGCCTGAAGGATTATCTCGCCGCCACGCTCGGCAAGGAATTCACCGTCACACGCGAGATTTTCTCCGGCCGCACGGAAAAGACCGGCGGCCACGGCGCGCTCGAATGGGCGGTGACCTGGTATGGCGGCGACACGCAGATCCATTCCTATTGCAATACCATTCCCACGCCCGAAGGCGGCACGCATGAGGCCGGTTTCCGCATCGCGCTCACCAAGGGCCTGAAGAATTATGCGGAGCTGACGCAGAACAAGCGCGCCAAGGAAATCACCACAGACGACGTGATGATTTCGGCGGCCGGCATGCTCTCGGTCTTCATCCGCGAGCCGGAATTTGTCGGCCAGACGAAGGACAAGCTCGCCACCGTCGAAGCCCAGCGCATCGTCGAAAACGCACTGCGCGATCCTTTCGACCATTATCTCGCCGGCAATCCGGGCGAAGCGGCCAAGCTGCTCGACTGGGTGATTGAACGGGCCGAAGAGCGCCTGCGCCGCCGCAAGGAAAAGGAAGTCAACCGCAAGACGGCGGTGCGCAAGCTGCGCCTGCCCGGCAAGCTGGCGGACTGCGCCCAGAACACGGCGGAAAATGCGGAACTTTTCATCGTCGAGGGTGACTCGGCGGGCGGCTCGGCCAAGCAGGCGCGTAACCGCGCCAATCAGGCCATCCTGCCGCTGCGCGGCAAGATCCTCAACGTCGGCAGCGCAAGCCGCGAAAAGCTCTCCGCCAACCAGCAGATCGCCGATCTCATCCAGGCGCTCGGCTGCGGCACGCGCACCAAATACCGCGAAGAAGATCTGCGTTACGAGCGCATCATCATCATGACGGATGCCGATGTCGACGGCGCCCATATCGCCTCGCTGCTCATCACCTTCTTCTATCAGGAAATGCCGGAACTCATTCGCGGCAACCACCTCTATCTGGCGGTGCCGCCGCTTTACGTCATCCGCCAGGGCGCAAAATCCGCCTATGCGCGCGACGACGCCCACCGCGCCGAGCTGATGGAAACCGTCTTCAAGGGCAAGAAGGTTGAAATCGGCCGCTTCAAAGGCCTCGGTGAGATGATGGCCGCGCAGCTGAAGGAAACCACCATGGATCCCGAAAAGCGCACCCTGCTGCGTGTCGAGATCGATGATGTGGATTTCGAAGGCACCCGCGAAGCCGTCGACAATCTGATGGGCACCAAGGCCGACGCCCGCTTCCGTTTCATTCAGGAACGGGCGGCCTTCGCTGATAATCTGGATATCTGA
- a CDS encoding methyl-accepting chemotaxis protein gives MFLKTATARNMFAIVFAGVLTTVATAGVLLWLSYRAVEERSISEMHNAANTSAANVETFFAHATTLGANMRSALHTEKETGNPSRESIDRLFKRLLQDSPFAVGISTGWEPNAFDGRDKEFANAPGHDATGRFVPYYARKDGKVIEEALVDYETPGAGDYYLVPRRTGKDLMTEPYVYPINGKDVFMTSFMAPLMFDGKFGGVIGVDIALDSLSSDLAKLKPLGEGYIALLSKDGSIVSHPDTKTHGKALKDSGLDAAAWQAMIDNPGVARELTDAAGIRHMMLAVPAHVLPDTTWFTIVSVPKSVLFAHLSTLALTSIAVIAIAAGLMVAIGWLLAARFGKRLNRVISATSQIAEGQTDVDLSEARHRDEIGEMARSLAVLRDATIAKVRLEDEAERNRALSDEERAERAAEAAERDQQTRAAVEALAEGLQKLADGDMTHRIEKTFAGSLDQVRHDFNASLEKLQSALSAVNRNAEAIRSGSEEIRTASDDLAKRTEQQAASVEQTAAALEEITTSLKDATLRADEAGQLVERTRTGAAKSGEVVRRAVEAMSCIESSSREISNIIGVIDEIAFQTNLLALNAGVEAARAGSAGKGFAVVAQEVRELAQRSANAAKEIKALITKSGEQVHMGVSLVGETGAALAEIVDQVQEIDRNVTAIVRSSREQTTGLNEISSAVNSIDRGTQQNAAMVEEQTAASHALANEVAALNRLIAQFRLSEGEVSSARPVQTDGASQHPVLSGARALGNRLGRAFAAK, from the coding sequence ATGTTTTTGAAAACCGCTACCGCCCGCAACATGTTCGCCATCGTTTTCGCGGGTGTCTTGACGACCGTCGCGACTGCCGGTGTGCTTTTATGGCTTTCCTATCGGGCGGTGGAAGAACGCTCGATCTCCGAGATGCACAACGCCGCCAATACCAGCGCCGCCAACGTCGAAACCTTCTTTGCGCATGCAACGACGCTGGGCGCGAACATGCGCTCGGCACTCCATACCGAGAAGGAAACCGGCAACCCGAGCCGCGAGTCCATCGATCGCCTGTTCAAACGGCTTCTCCAGGACAGCCCCTTTGCCGTGGGCATCAGCACCGGCTGGGAACCCAACGCCTTTGACGGCAGGGACAAGGAATTCGCCAACGCACCGGGCCACGACGCGACCGGCCGTTTTGTACCCTATTATGCCCGCAAGGACGGAAAGGTGATCGAAGAGGCGCTCGTCGACTACGAGACCCCAGGAGCCGGCGACTACTATCTCGTACCGCGACGGACCGGCAAGGACCTCATGACCGAGCCTTATGTCTATCCCATCAACGGCAAGGATGTCTTCATGACGTCGTTCATGGCGCCGCTGATGTTTGACGGCAAGTTCGGTGGCGTGATCGGTGTCGACATCGCGCTCGACTCCCTGTCGTCCGACCTTGCAAAGCTGAAACCGCTTGGAGAGGGATATATCGCGCTTCTCAGCAAGGACGGCAGTATCGTCAGCCATCCTGATACCAAAACACATGGCAAAGCCCTGAAGGATTCCGGCCTGGACGCGGCCGCATGGCAGGCCATGATCGATAATCCGGGTGTTGCCCGCGAACTGACGGATGCCGCCGGCATCCGCCACATGATGCTGGCCGTGCCCGCCCATGTCCTGCCGGATACGACCTGGTTCACCATCGTCTCGGTACCGAAATCGGTGCTTTTCGCCCATCTCTCGACGCTTGCCCTCACCTCCATTGCCGTCATCGCCATCGCTGCCGGGCTCATGGTCGCGATAGGCTGGTTGCTTGCCGCCCGCTTTGGCAAGCGTCTCAACAGGGTCATCTCCGCAACCAGCCAGATTGCAGAGGGACAGACGGATGTGGATTTGTCCGAAGCCCGCCACCGCGACGAAATCGGCGAAATGGCCCGCTCGCTTGCCGTATTGCGCGATGCGACGATCGCCAAGGTGCGTCTTGAAGACGAGGCCGAGCGCAACCGGGCGCTTTCCGATGAGGAACGGGCGGAACGCGCAGCGGAAGCCGCCGAACGCGACCAGCAGACGCGCGCCGCGGTGGAGGCGCTGGCCGAGGGCCTGCAGAAGCTCGCCGATGGCGACATGACCCACCGTATCGAAAAGACCTTCGCGGGATCGCTCGATCAGGTTCGCCATGACTTCAATGCCTCGCTCGAAAAATTGCAATCGGCACTTTCCGCCGTCAACAGAAACGCCGAGGCCATCCGGTCAGGCTCCGAGGAAATCCGCACGGCTTCCGATGATCTTGCCAAGCGCACCGAGCAGCAGGCCGCCTCCGTGGAACAAACGGCGGCTGCACTGGAGGAGATAACCACATCTCTCAAGGATGCGACGCTGCGCGCCGACGAGGCAGGCCAGCTGGTGGAACGTACCCGCACGGGAGCGGCGAAATCCGGCGAGGTCGTGCGCCGCGCCGTCGAAGCGATGAGCTGCATCGAAAGCTCGTCGCGCGAGATTTCCAACATCATCGGCGTCATCGACGAGATTGCTTTCCAGACCAATCTTCTGGCGCTGAATGCTGGCGTCGAAGCGGCACGTGCCGGCTCGGCCGGCAAGGGCTTCGCCGTTGTTGCTCAGGAGGTGCGCGAACTTGCGCAACGCTCCGCCAATGCCGCCAAGGAAATCAAGGCGCTCATCACCAAGTCCGGCGAGCAGGTCCATATGGGCGTCAGCCTTGTCGGAGAAACCGGCGCGGCGTTGGCGGAGATCGTTGATCAGGTGCAGGAGATCGACCGCAACGTGACGGCGATCGTCCGCTCGTCGCGTGAGCAGACGACCGGGCTGAACGAGATCAGCTCGGCCGTGAACTCCATCGATCGCGGCACGCAGCAGAATGCCGCCATGGTCGAAGAACAGACGGCCGCCAGCCACGCGCTTGCAAACGAGGTGGCAGCGCTGAACCGGCTGATCGCGCAGTTCCGGCTAAGCGAGGGTGAGGTTTCATCCGCTCGGCCGGTCCAGACCGACGGGGCCAGCCAGCATCCTGTCCTCTCGGGCGCCCGCGCCCTCGGCAACAGACTAGGCAGGGCTTTCGCCGCGAAATAG
- a CDS encoding NAD-dependent epimerase/dehydratase family protein, with protein sequence MRIVLTGSSGRAGRAIFSALAGRHDVIGMDRSPFSTTHIVGDFADEALLRSTFKQADAVIHTAALHAPHVGIVPDREFQRINVEGTRMVAQAAMVAGVPRLVFTSTTALYGHAVSAGACTFIDEKTPPRPKSIYHRTKLEAEQMLEAMAGPHLAVRVLRMSRSFPERADVMAAYRLHRGVDMRDVADAHVLALTNAGDDFQRYIISATTPFSADDCDSLAEDAASVLRQRTPALAEAFTQREWALPETIDRIYSPARAAERLGWTSRFGFGEVLAQLDRRSLEVLPVGANISRKSE encoded by the coding sequence ATGCGGATTGTGCTGACGGGCAGTTCCGGTCGGGCCGGCCGCGCGATTTTCAGTGCGCTGGCCGGCAGGCACGATGTCATCGGCATGGATCGCTCCCCCTTTTCCACCACCCATATCGTCGGCGATTTTGCGGACGAGGCGCTCCTGCGCTCTACTTTCAAACAGGCGGATGCGGTGATCCATACGGCAGCGCTCCACGCTCCGCATGTCGGCATCGTCCCGGACAGGGAATTCCAGCGCATCAATGTCGAGGGAACCCGCATGGTGGCGCAAGCGGCAATGGTCGCGGGCGTGCCGCGGCTGGTTTTCACCAGCACCACAGCGCTTTACGGGCACGCGGTTTCCGCAGGGGCCTGCACCTTCATCGATGAAAAGACGCCGCCCCGGCCGAAAAGCATCTATCATCGCACCAAACTCGAAGCGGAGCAGATGCTCGAGGCGATGGCGGGCCCGCATCTCGCCGTGCGCGTGCTTCGCATGTCCAGAAGTTTCCCGGAGCGCGCCGACGTGATGGCGGCTTACCGGCTGCATCGCGGCGTCGATATGCGCGATGTCGCCGATGCCCATGTACTGGCGCTGACCAATGCGGGAGACGATTTCCAGCGCTATATCATATCGGCAACCACGCCGTTTTCCGCCGATGACTGCGACAGCCTCGCCGAGGATGCCGCTTCCGTTCTCCGGCAGCGGACCCCGGCCCTCGCTGAAGCTTTCACGCAGAGGGAATGGGCGCTGCCTGAAACGATTGACCGGATCTATTCACCCGCTCGCGCCGCCGAGCGTCTGGGCTGGACATCCCGCTTCGGTTTCGGCGAGGTACTTGCACAATTGGACCGGCGCAGTCTGGAGGTCCTGCCTGTGGGCGCCAATATCAGCAGGAAATCCGAATAG
- a CDS encoding response regulator, whose protein sequence is MNFLGITGMQYSGVPFTNNRILLAEDSNVFTQMVSMRLKEMLGVTVEVCRSFEELQACYEHSPEPVTLAISNINLPGAEKGEALEYLIDLSIPTIVFTSTFHEATRETLIAKDVVDYILKDNIFAVDMLTESVCRFLTNHRHHVLIVDDSPTARALLSSRLKRYNFRVSLADSGAKALEILKANPDIGLVVTDYNMPDIDGFELTRRIRTVRGSHELRIIGVSSSTNRLLSARFLKAGGNDFMLRPFIDEEFYCRVNQNLDTLVQIQLAKAGVRPAA, encoded by the coding sequence ATGAATTTTCTCGGCATTACGGGCATGCAATATTCGGGCGTGCCTTTTACCAATAACCGCATCTTGCTTGCGGAAGACAGCAACGTTTTCACCCAGATGGTGAGCATGCGCCTGAAGGAGATGCTGGGCGTCACGGTGGAAGTGTGCCGCTCTTTTGAAGAGCTGCAGGCCTGTTACGAACATTCGCCCGAACCGGTGACGCTGGCGATCTCCAACATCAATCTGCCGGGGGCGGAAAAGGGCGAGGCGCTGGAATATCTGATCGATCTTTCGATCCCGACCATCGTTTTCACCAGCACCTTCCACGAGGCGACGCGCGAGACGCTGATCGCCAAGGATGTGGTCGATTATATTCTGAAAGACAATATCTTCGCCGTGGACATGCTGACGGAATCCGTCTGCCGGTTTCTCACCAACCACCGCCACCATGTGCTGATCGTCGATGACAGCCCGACGGCGCGGGCGCTGCTTTCCAGCCGCCTCAAACGTTATAATTTCCGCGTCAGCCTTGCTGATAGCGGCGCCAAGGCGCTCGAGATACTGAAGGCCAATCCCGACATCGGGCTGGTGGTGACGGATTATAACATGCCGGATATTGACGGTTTCGAACTGACGCGGCGCATTCGCACCGTGCGCGGGTCGCATGAGCTGCGCATCATCGGCGTTTCCTCTTCCACCAACCGGCTGCTGTCGGCCCGGTTCCTGAAGGCGGGCGGCAATGATTTCATGCTGCGGCCCTTCATCGACGAGGAATTCTACTGCCGCGTGAACCAGAACCTCGATACGCTGGTGCAGATACAATTGGCCAAGGCCGGGGTGAGACCCGCAGCCTGA
- a CDS encoding ArsR/SmtB family transcription factor produces the protein MTENDIFRALADPTRRAIFEKLADGAMNASALRDGMEISQPAMSQHLSVLRGAGLVVERRQGRFVNYEVDPDGLTRIAVWLGKYRAYWPQRIDALKLLLKDMDQ, from the coding sequence ATGACAGAGAATGATATTTTCCGGGCGCTTGCCGATCCGACCCGACGGGCAATTTTCGAAAAGCTGGCGGATGGCGCCATGAACGCCTCCGCCTTGCGCGATGGCATGGAAATCAGCCAGCCGGCCATGTCGCAGCACCTTTCGGTACTGCGCGGGGCGGGGCTGGTGGTTGAGAGGCGGCAGGGTCGTTTCGTCAATTACGAGGTCGATCCGGATGGGCTGACCCGCATTGCGGTATGGCTTGGCAAATACCGCGCCTACTGGCCACAGCGCATCGATGCTCTCAAGCTCTTGCTGAAGGATATGGACCAATGA
- a CDS encoding phospholipase yields MSTAHFTFCTLFCLTVAAMPGGAGAADGPLRPFKDELFSSQTVLSTGDGGASEVIDYQEMRDINGRDEVPERRVKRQYVDIAPKSAQALETLTVEGRALEVGRAGPSSGQAFTVIFIHGRGGDRRLGMNDYTFGGNFNRLKNLAVANGGTYYVPSVRSFDEKGVADVAALIADAARKSGGRSVVLTCASMGSFICYGISRDKAAVANLKGMAILGGAVDPDFPKSAFARAKKPVWFTHGSADKVYSADQQATIFRSLLKAGEPARFTRFETGSHGTPVRMTDWRAVLNWILSR; encoded by the coding sequence ATGTCCACAGCTCATTTCACGTTTTGTACTCTTTTCTGCCTGACTGTTGCGGCGATGCCGGGCGGTGCCGGGGCGGCGGACGGGCCGCTGCGCCCCTTCAAGGACGAGCTTTTTTCCAGTCAGACGGTGCTTTCCACCGGAGATGGCGGCGCGTCGGAGGTGATCGATTATCAGGAGATGCGCGACATCAACGGCCGCGACGAGGTGCCGGAACGCCGGGTGAAGCGGCAATATGTGGATATTGCGCCGAAGAGCGCGCAGGCGCTGGAAACCCTGACCGTCGAGGGCAGGGCGCTTGAGGTCGGTCGCGCCGGGCCATCTTCCGGGCAGGCCTTCACGGTGATTTTCATACACGGGCGCGGCGGCGACCGGCGGCTCGGCATGAACGACTATACGTTCGGCGGCAATTTCAACCGGCTGAAAAACCTCGCTGTGGCCAATGGCGGCACCTATTACGTGCCGAGCGTGCGGTCCTTCGATGAAAAGGGCGTTGCCGATGTCGCCGCGCTGATTGCCGATGCGGCCCGCAAATCGGGCGGCAGGTCGGTGGTGCTGACCTGCGCCTCCATGGGCAGTTTCATCTGCTACGGTATCAGCCGCGACAAGGCCGCTGTCGCCAATCTCAAGGGCATGGCGATCCTTGGCGGTGCGGTCGATCCCGATTTTCCGAAGAGCGCCTTTGCCAGGGCTAAAAAGCCGGTCTGGTTCACGCATGGCAGCGCCGACAAGGTCTATTCGGCCGATCAGCAGGCGACGATATTCCGCTCCCTGCTGAAGGCGGGTGAGCCAGCACGTTTCACCCGTTTCGAAACAGGCAGCCACGGGACGCCGGTGCGCATGACCGACTGGCGGGCGGTTTTGAACTGGATTTTGAGCCGCTGA
- a CDS encoding SRPBCC family protein, which translates to MNRQTPEAMKNGLELEYDLDEPPQKVWRAISIPAFREHWLPKEALAEPEAINVTPGQEVCYRLREDIPPFLESTVTFRIASNDRGGTSLRVIHDLPSMKPGRMTKAAANHNGSPIKLAA; encoded by the coding sequence ATGAACAGGCAAACACCCGAAGCGATGAAAAACGGTCTCGAGCTTGAATATGATCTCGATGAGCCACCACAAAAGGTCTGGCGCGCGATCAGCATTCCGGCGTTTCGCGAACACTGGTTGCCGAAGGAGGCTTTGGCGGAACCCGAGGCGATCAATGTCACGCCCGGTCAGGAAGTTTGCTACAGGCTGCGGGAGGATATCCCGCCATTTCTGGAAAGCACCGTCACCTTCAGGATCGCATCGAATGACCGGGGCGGCACCAGCCTGCGGGTCATTCATGACCTGCCCAGCATGAAGCCCGGCCGGATGACAAAGGCTGCCGCAAACCACAATGGTTCGCCGATCAAGCTCGCCGCCTGA
- a CDS encoding ATP-dependent Clp protease proteolytic subunit has translation MREAMQLVPMVVEQSARGERSFDIYSRLLRERIIFLNGEVNDTVSALVCAQLLFLEAENPKKPIHLYINSPGGVVTSGLAMYDTMHYIRAPVHTLCMGTARSMGSFLLMAGAPGERSALPNASIHIHQPLGGFQGQASDMLIHAEEMRLTKHRMTRLYSEHCKHSYEKFETAMDRDFFMTAEQALEWGLIDRILGVREDVAA, from the coding sequence ATGCGCGAAGCGATGCAACTCGTCCCCATGGTAGTCGAACAGTCCGCACGGGGAGAAAGGTCTTTCGACATCTATTCCCGCCTGTTGCGGGAACGGATCATCTTTCTCAATGGAGAGGTAAACGACACGGTGTCCGCGCTTGTCTGCGCGCAACTGCTGTTTCTTGAAGCGGAAAATCCTAAAAAGCCGATCCATCTCTACATCAATTCACCGGGCGGCGTCGTGACCAGCGGTCTCGCCATGTATGACACCATGCATTATATCCGCGCACCGGTTCATACGCTCTGCATGGGAACGGCCCGCTCCATGGGATCGTTTCTGCTGATGGCGGGTGCACCGGGCGAGCGGAGCGCCCTTCCCAATGCCAGCATCCACATTCATCAACCGCTGGGTGGTTTCCAGGGACAGGCTTCGGACATGCTGATCCATGCCGAGGAGATGCGGCTGACCAAGCACCGCATGACGCGGCTTTATTCCGAACATTGCAAACACAGCTATGAAAAATTCGAAACGGCCATGGACCGGGATTTTTTCATGACGGCGGAGCAAGCTCTGGAATGGGGCCTGATCGATCGCATTCTGGGCGTTCGTGAGGATGTCGCGGCATAG
- a CDS encoding phospholipase D family protein produces the protein MTAFTVFIAILLLVVGSGLFVVFGKQREKAIPKRPSTALPVAEDETRLDRHWQSIRNGWSEKNALCLLHSNLDAFAVRVAAARAAGRSLDLMYYMWNADLTGRLMMREVITAADRGVHVRLLLDDLGVSISDRIFHAIDSHPNIELRLFNPTRARENILYRSLELILRFRSVNRRMHNKAWIADGRALIVGGRNIGDAYFDAAERANFHDFDVLGFGRIVADATEIFDDYWNSAVSVPVRSLLARRPSKLARLRRELDALPQSEAAKPYLERVESQYGSGHFLMSDRLHWVDTADVLADPPEKAAGKRRKGHNFLMESLLPLMQAASESLHITSPYFIPGKQGVDIFLNLAERGVSVAILTNSLAATDVAAVHAGYARYRKPLLLGGVNLHELRSQADQGSFTLRGSGQASHHTKAFTRDGKTGYIGSLNFDPRSASLNTEMGVVFNSAPLVARMDEIFSDEIRRMMSFELGMDNDNRLLWMTEEQGQPKIYRREPDAAISRRIIAGIMRILPLESQL, from the coding sequence GTGACTGCATTTACGGTCTTCATTGCCATTCTTCTGCTGGTTGTCGGATCCGGCCTGTTTGTCGTCTTCGGCAAGCAGCGGGAAAAGGCCATTCCCAAACGCCCCTCCACCGCCCTGCCGGTTGCGGAGGATGAAACCAGGCTTGACCGGCACTGGCAGTCGATAAGGAACGGCTGGAGCGAAAAAAACGCACTCTGCCTGCTGCATTCCAACCTTGATGCCTTTGCGGTACGCGTGGCGGCTGCACGCGCGGCGGGACGCAGCCTCGATCTCATGTATTACATGTGGAATGCCGATCTTACCGGACGGCTAATGATGCGCGAAGTTATCACCGCCGCCGACCGTGGCGTGCATGTAAGGCTGCTCCTGGATGATCTCGGCGTTTCGATCTCCGACCGCATCTTCCACGCCATCGACAGCCACCCCAATATCGAACTACGGTTGTTTAATCCCACGAGAGCGCGGGAAAACATTCTCTATCGCAGCCTGGAACTCATCCTTCGCTTCCGGAGCGTCAACCGGCGCATGCACAACAAGGCGTGGATTGCCGACGGACGCGCGCTCATTGTCGGCGGGCGCAATATTGGCGATGCTTATTTCGATGCCGCAGAGCGGGCGAATTTCCACGATTTCGATGTGCTCGGTTTCGGCAGGATCGTTGCCGATGCCACCGAAATCTTCGATGACTACTGGAACAGCGCGGTTTCCGTTCCGGTGCGCTCGCTTCTGGCAAGACGACCGAGCAAGCTTGCGAGATTGCGACGCGAGCTTGACGCCCTGCCGCAAAGCGAGGCCGCTAAACCCTATCTGGAGCGCGTCGAAAGCCAGTATGGCAGCGGCCATTTCCTGATGTCGGATCGCCTTCACTGGGTCGATACCGCCGATGTGCTTGCCGATCCCCCGGAGAAAGCGGCGGGAAAACGCCGCAAGGGTCATAATTTCCTGATGGAAAGCCTGCTGCCGCTGATGCAGGCGGCAAGCGAGAGCCTGCACATCACCTCCCCCTATTTCATTCCCGGCAAACAGGGCGTGGACATTTTCCTGAATCTGGCCGAGCGCGGCGTGTCGGTCGCCATCCTCACCAATTCGCTGGCCGCAACCGATGTGGCCGCCGTTCACGCCGGTTACGCCCGTTATCGAAAACCGCTTCTGCTGGGCGGCGTGAACCTGCATGAATTACGCTCCCAGGCGGACCAGGGCAGCTTCACGCTACGTGGTTCGGGACAGGCGAGCCATCACACAAAGGCCTTCACCCGCGACGGCAAGACCGGCTATATCGGCTCGCTCAATTTCGATCCGCGCTCCGCCTCGCTCAATACCGAAATGGGCGTCGTCTTCAACTCAGCCCCGCTGGTTGCCCGCATGGACGAGATATTCTCCGATGAAATCCGCCGCATGATGAGTTTCGAGCTGGGTATGGACAATGACAACCGTCTCCTCTGGATGACGGAAGAACAGGGTCAGCCAAAAATATACCGGCGCGAACCCGACGCTGCCATCAGCCGTCGGATCATCGCCGGTATCATGCGCATCCTGCCGCTTGAATCACAGCTTTGA